One Solanum pennellii chromosome 10, SPENNV200 genomic region harbors:
- the LOC107001548 gene encoding UBP1-associated protein 2C-like encodes MSLQNISQPLSHDQINKIVEGVTVLLPGVLENVLSGTKTTSSHDEFTRHKLYIGSLGIHTTSETLRQIFSAYGEIKDAFVVRDKFGMSKEYGFVIFKNVRSMLMALKDPYKSIDGKMTITKVARSRIRDIEDESLRTIYVSNVSHNMSPSKLLEYFSSYGVIQKGVGN; translated from the coding sequence ATGAGCTTACAAAACATTAGTCAACCTCTTTCTCATGACCAAATCAATAAAATTGTTGAAGGCGTCACTGTTTTACTTCCCGGGGTACTAGAAAATGTACTTTCTGGGACTAAAACTACGTCGTCCCACGATGAATTTACGCGTCATAAGCTCTATATTGGTAGTCTTGGGATTCATACTACGTCTGAGACTCTACGTCAAATTTTCTCTGCCTATGGAGAAATCAAAGACGCGTTTGTGGTTAGAGATAAATTTGGTATGAGCAAAGAGTATGGCTTTGTGATTTTCAAGAATGTTAGGAGCATGTTAATGGCATTGAAAGATCCATATAAGAGTATTGATGGTAAAATGACGATTACAAAAGTTGCTAGATCGAGAATTAGAGACATAGAGGACGAGTCTTTACGTACTATTTACGTGTCTAACGTGTCACATAACATGTCTCCAAGTAAATTGTTGGAGTACTTTTCGTCTTATGGTGTTATACAAAAGggtgttgggaattaa
- the LOC107001547 gene encoding uncharacterized protein LOC107001547, protein MVNTPAEVVVSNSSFSGMKITYHNHPLHLSSGDVPGAVHIGIQLVGTENYSLWSRAMRLALLTRNKLGFINGSFLKEDFEANLDMQWERCNVLVVSWITGNGVMFVSAYFSKLKDLWDEYDPIVGPPLCHCDKSKTYILPRSHILMMIPTPTLNQVYAMIIQDESQKHIASGSYGGGDALEPTALFTQGGCGGGHRPPQGYRKGL, encoded by the exons ATGGTGAACACACCAGCTGAAGTTGTGGTTTCAAATTCATCATTCTCAGGGATGAAGATTACATATCATAATCATCCACTTCATTTATCATCTGGAGATGTACCAGGAGCAGTACATATTGGAATTCAACTTGTAGGCACAGAGAATTATTCATTGTGGAGCAGAGCTATGCGATTAGCTTTATTAACTCGTAACAAACTCGGATTTATCAATGGCAGTTTCCTGAAAGAAGATTTTGAAGCAAATCTGGACATGCAGTGGGAGAGATGCAATGTCTTGGTCGTATCATGGATAACTGGTAAT GGAGTAATGTTTGTTTCTGCCTATTTCTctaaattgaaagatttgtggGATGAATACGATCCCATTGTTGGTCCTCCCCTTTGTCACTGTGATAAATCGAAGACATAT ATACTTCCTAGAAGTCATATTTTGATGATGATTCCGACACCAACACTCAATCAAGTATATGCTATGATCATACAAGATGAAAGCCAGAAACACATTGCAAGTGGCAGTTATGGTGGAGGTGATGCTCTAGAACCCACAGCGCTATTCACTCAGGGAGGATGTGGAGGTGGACATAGGCCACCTCAAGGATACAGAAAAGGATTGTGA